The DNA sequence TCGTATCTGGTTCCGTATTGTCAGGTAATGTTGCACAAGGCGTTCACGGTTACTTACACCGTTATAGCCTGCAGGTTACTGTGTTAGCAGAAGGTCGTGAAAAAGAGTTGTTCGGCTGGATTCGTCCAGGTTCAAACCAATTCTCGATCACGCGTGCATTCTTAGGTCATTTATCACCTAAGAAATTATTCAATATGACAACGACAACCTATGGTTCTGACCGTTCAATGGTTCCAATCGGTAACTACGAGCGCATCATGCCATTAGATATTTTGCCTACACTATTACTCAGAGATTTGATCTCTGGTGATACTGACTCGGCTCAAACATTAGGTTGTTTGGAATTAGGCGAGGAAGACTTAGCACTTTGTTCGTTTGTTTGCCCAGGCAAATACGAATACGGCTCAATTCTTCGTAACTGCCTAACCAAGATTGAGAAAGAGGGCTAATCATGGGTCTTAAGAGCTATTTAGAAAAAATTGAACCTAACTTCGAACCAGGTGGCAAGTACGAAAAGTGGTATGCCCTATACGAAGCTGCGGCGACGATCTTCTACACGCCAGGTTTAGTTAACAAAGGTCAAACTCACGTACGTGACAGTGTTGACCTAAAACGTATCATGATCATGGTTTGGTTAGCGCTATTTCCAGCAATGTTCTTCGGTATGTTCAACATCGGTCATCAAGCGGCCGGTGCATTAGCAGATGGTTTTGCCTTAGGTGACAGCTGGCAAGTTGGTTTATTCCAAGCGCTTGGTGGCACATTAACGGCTGACTCGGGCTGGGGCATGAAAATGCTCTATGGTGCGTGTTTCTTCTTACCAATCTACGCTACTGTTTTCGCAGTAGGTGGTTTCTGGGAAGTTCTATTCGCATCGGTTCGTAAGCACGAAGTTAACGAAGGTTTCTTCGTTACATCTATTCTTTTTGCTTTGATTCTTCCGTCAACGATTCCTTTGTGGCAAGCCGCTCTAGGTATTACGTTCGGTATCGTAGTAGCAAAAGAAATCTTCGGTGGTACAGGTCGTAACTTCCTTAACCCTGCGTTATCTGGTCGTGCGTTCTTGTTCTTTGCTTACCCGACTGAAATTTCTGGTGACACGGTTTGGACTGCAGTAGACAGCTACTCTGGTGCAACTATGCTGAGCCAAGCAGCTTCTGGTGCAATTGACTACAACAACATTGCGTTGTGGACACAAGCGTTCTACGGCTTTATTCAAGGTTCTGTTGGTGAAGTTTCTACACTAGCAATCCTAATCGGTGGCTTGTTCATCATTTACCTACGCATAGCGTCATGGAGAATTGTTGCGGGTGTATTCGCTGGTACTATTTTCTTAGCGTCACTACTAAACTTTGTAGGCAGTGAGTCTAACCCAATGTTTGCGATGCCTTGGTTCTGGCACGTTGTTCTTGGTGGTTGGGCGATTGGTGCCTTCTTCATGGCAACAGACCCTGTATCAGCGTCATTCACTAATCGTGCGAAGTTCTGGTACGGCGTATTGATTGGTGTGATGGTTGTACTTATCCGTGTTGTTAACCCAGCATTCCCTGAAGGTATGATGCTGGCAATTCTATTTGCTAACTTGTTTGCGCCATTGTTCGACTATTTTGTTGCACAAGCAAACGTGAAACGGAGGCTTGCTCGTAATGTCTAACAACAAAGAAACATTTGGCAAAACGGTTGGATTCGTATTTGCTGTGTGTCTAGCTTGTGCGGCGTTGGTATCTGTATCAGCGGTTCAATTAAAACCACTGCAGACTGCTAACAAGTTGCTAGACCAGCAAACTAAAATTTTAGAAACAGCAGGTCTATTAGACCAAGCTGGAAAAGACATCGTTGGTACTTACAACAAGTACATCGAACCTCGTATGATTGACCTAGATACAGGTGAATACGTTGAGGGTGACACAGCAATGTTTGACGAGCGTCGTAACGCACGTGACGTTGAAAAGTCAGTAAAGTTAGAAAACGATGTTGCTGGTATTAACCGTCGTTCAAACACTGCGGTTGTGTACTTAGTCAAAAACGACGAAGGCCAAATTCAATCTGTGGTATTCCCGATTGTTGGTGCTGGTCTTTGGGACTTAATGTACGGTTTCGTAGGTCTTGAGTCAGACTTAAACACGGTTTCTAACCTAGTTTACTCTGATCACAAAGAAACTCCGGGACTAGGCGGCGAAATCATGAACCCGAAATGGCAAGCTCAGTGGTCTGGTAAAGAAGTCTACAACGAGCAAGGTGAAGTTGCACTTGAGCTAGTTAAAGGTGGCGCTAAGCCAGGTAACGAGCACGGTGTAGACGGCCTTTCTGGTGCAACACTGACAAGTAACGGTGTTACAAACACAATTGATTTCTGGTTTGGTGAAATGGGTTACGGCCCTTACATCAAGAAAAACCGTGGAGGGCTTAACTAATGTCAGCCGATGCAAAAAAAGTCTTAACGGCTCCGATTGTTGATAACAACCCAATCGCACTACAAGTACTTGGTATTTGTTCTGCGCTTGCGGTAACTAGCTCAATGGCTAATGCATTAGTAATGACATTGGCGGTTATCTTTGTTACAGCATTCTCGAACTTATTTATTTCATTAATCCGTAACATGATTCCATCAAGCGTACGTATTATCGTACAGATGGCGATCATTGCATCACTTGTAATCGTCGTTGACCAAGTGTTAAAAGCGTTCTCATACCAGCTTTCTAAAGAGCTATCGGTATTCGTCGGTCTAATCATTACCAACTGTATCGTTATGGGTCGTGCAGAAGCGTTTGCGATGAAAGAGAAGCCTGGTGTGAGCTTCTTAGATGGTATCGGTAACGGTTTAGGCTACGGTTTCATCTTAATGCTAGTTGCATTTTTCCGTGAGCTACTTGGTTTTGGTACTTTCTTCGGTATCGAAATTCTTCCTCTGATTCAAAACGGTGGCTGGTACCAAGCTAATGGCTTGTTGGTTTTACCTTTCAGCTCGTTCTTTATCATTGGTTTAATCATCTGGGCAATCCGTCAGTGGAAGCCTGAGCAAGTAGAGAAGGACTAATTCGATGGAACATTATTTAAGTCTTTTCATCAAAACGATTTTCATTGAGAACATCGCGTTAACTTTCTTCTTGGGTATGTGTACTTTCTTGGCCGTATCTAAGAAAGTAAGTACAGCGATTGGTCTTGGTGTTGCGGTTGTTGTGGTATTGGGTATCTCTGTACCAGTTAACCAACTTATTTACACAAACATCCTTGCGCCTGGTGCGTTAGACGGTGTTTTAGGCATTACCGACCCAGCTGAGTCTGTTGACTTGAGCTTCCTGTCGTTCATCACATTTATCGGTGTAATCGCTGCATTGGTACAAATTCTAGAGATGACTTTAGATAAGTACTTCCCGCCGCTATATAACGCACTTGGTATTTTCCTACCTCTGATCACAGTAAACTGTGCGATCTTCGGTTCAGTATCATTCATGGTATCTAAGAACTTAACGTTCTCTGAAAGTATCGTTTACGGCATCGGTTCAGGTGTAGGTTGGGCGTTAGCAATCGTATTGCTAGCAGGTATCCGTGAGAAAATGAAATACTCAGACGTACCAGATGGTCTTAAAGGTCTAGGTATTACATTTATTACTACTGGCTTGATGGCGTTTGGCTTCTTGTCTTTCGGTGGTATCGCTCTGTAAGGTTAATGTCGGTTTGGCTAAATCACAGTTTGTATTTAGCCAAGCCCTTAGATAAGAATTAAAGGAAAGGTCGATGGAAATTATTCTCGGCGTATCGATGTTTACCGCTATCGTACTAGTGCTAGTTATGGTGATTTTATTTGCCAAATCTAAGCTAGTTTCGACGGGTGACGTTCGAATCTTAATAAATGAAGACGAAGAGAAGTCTGTTACAGCCTCTGCTGGCGGTAAGCTTCTTAACGTTTTAGCTGACAAAGGTATCTTCATCCCATCTGCGTGTGGTGGTGGTGGTACATGTGGTCAGTGTCGTGTACACGTTCATTCAGGTGGTGGTGATATCCTTCCAACTGAAGAAGGTCATATTACTAAGCGTGAAGCTAAAGAAGGTTGTCGTTTATCATGTCAGGTTGCTGTTAAGCAAGACATGGAAATCGAACTTGAGCCAGAGATCTTTGGTGTTAAGCAATGGGAATGTGAAGTTATCTCTAACGATAACAAAGCGACCTTCATCAAGGAATTAGCGCTTAAAATTCCTGATGGTGAAAGCGTTCCATTCCGTGCCGGTGGTTATATCCAAATCGTTGCTCCACCGCATCACGTTAAATACTCAGACTTTGATGTTCCAGACGAATATCGTCCGGACTGGGAACGTTTCAACTTCTTCAGCATCGAGTCTAAAGTTGATGAAGAGACAATCCGTGCATACTCGATGGCGAACTATCCTGAAGAGGAAGGTGTCATTATGCTTAACGTACGTATTGCGTCGCCTCCGCCAAACAACTTATCACTTCCTGCAGGTAAGATGTCTTCATACATCTGGAGCCTTAAGGCTGGCGATAAAGTTACGATTTCTGGTCCATTCGGTGAATTCTTTGCGAAAGACACTGATGCAGAAATGGTATTCATCGGTGGTGGTGCAGGTATGGCGCCAATGCGTTCACACATCTTTGACCAATTACGTCGCTTGAAGTCAGATCGTAAGATTAGCTTCTGGTACGGTGCGCGTTCTAAGCGTGAAATGTTCTACGTTGAAGATTTCGATGAGCTTCAAGCTGAGAACGAAAACTTCGAGTGGCACGTTGCACTTTCAGATCCTCAACCAGAGGACAACTGGGAAGGCTACACAGGTTTCATTCATAACGTATTGTATGAAAACTATTTACGTGACCACGAAGCACCTGAAGACTGTGAGTTCTACATGTGTGGTCCTCCAGTGATGAACGCTGCGGTAATCAACATGTTGAAAGACCTAGGCGTTGAAGACGAAAACATCTTACTTGACGACTTCGGTGGTTAATAATCAGATGACTCGTAATAAAGTCTTATTAGCATGGCTGGCCCTTATCGGGCTGGCCATTTTGCTTTTTCTTCCCCGCGAAAATTCGAATGAAGTTCAACCTGTTTTACTTCAAGGTAAAACCATGGGGACAACTTTCAACGTAAAGCTGTATCCAAAACCAGAACAACTTCAAAACAACAATCTGTTCGAGTTGGTTAACGATGAGCTGATTCGAATTAATAGCTTGATGTCGACGTATATTGAAGACTCAGAGTTAAGCCGTTTAAATCAAGCGAAGGCTGGTGAGCCAATGCTGTTGTCTGCTGACAATATGATTGTGCTTAATGAGTCACAGCGTTTATTTGAAGCGAGTGGAGGTGCCTTTGACGTTACTGTGGGTCCTCTTGTTAACCTTTGGGGCTTTGGTCCTGATGGCCGTGTAACGACACAACCATCAGAACAAGCTTTAATGGCAATAAGAGATCGCGTTGGTATGGATTTACTAACAATAGAGGGTAACTCTGTCACCAAACAACACGATAACCTGTACGTGGACTTTTCATCAATTGCTAAGGGGTACGGTGTCGATCAAGTTGCTAATCTACTTGAAGGGTTGGGTATTACCGACTATTTAGTAGAAATTGGTGGTGAGATCCGTGTCTCTGGCCAAAAGCCGGATGGTTCAGCTTGGCGAATTGCGATAGAGCGCCCTATTGCCGAGGCACGTGAAGTGCAAATGGTCATAGAGCCTAAAAATCTAGCGCTGGCTACTTCAGGTGATTATCGCAATTACTTTGAAGTTGATGGAGTAAGGTATTCGCATACGATTGACCCAACGACGGGCAAACCGATCACTCACAACCTAGTTTCAGTTAGTGTGTTGCACCCATCTTCGATGACTGCGGATGCACTTGCGACAATGTTGACGGTTTTAGGTCCTGTAGCAGCGATAGAATATGCAGAGCAAGAAAACCTACCGGTTTACTTAATCGTAAAGACGGAGAAAGGATTTAAAGGTATAATGTCGTCTCGTTTTGAGGCTTTGTTCCCGGAAAATAAGGGCTAATTATGCAGATATTTTTTCTTACACTCGGTTTGTTATTGATTGTCTTTGTTGCAATGTCAGTGGGTTATGTTTTTCAAAAGAAATCATTAGCTGGAAGCTGCGGTGGCCTTGGTACTCTGGGCATCGATAAAGCCTGTGACTGTGATAACCCTTGTGAAAAGCGTCAAGAGAGAATGGCAAAGGAAGAAGCTGAAAAGCAAGCGCAAAGTCAACGCGCTGCAAAAGAAGAGAACTGGAAGAAAAACCAAATTCTATAATCCTTGCTTATCAATCTTAAAAAAAGAACCTTCGGGTTCTTTTTTTGTTTTATGAATACGTAGTCAATGCTTTTATACCTAAGTTCTACTCTGCCATTTTAAATTCTATCCGATACAATCAAACGTCAAATAAAAATAATATCGATAATAAATTGAGAACAAGATGTTAAAAATTCAACAGACTCTAAGTAAGCCGTTTTACATGCTACTTAGTTTGCCATCGACGGCAATGGGGTTTGCGCTTTCGGTTCAGATTTCGGCGTTAAGCTGGTTGCTTAGCACTCAATATGGCCTTGATATTCACGAGATTGGTATCGTTTGGGCGGCGGGTCCTATCGCTGGTATTTTAGGCCAAGTAATTGTTGGCTTTATTAGTGATAAAGTGTGGTTTTGGAATGGCAGACGTCGTCCCTTTATTCTTATTGGCGGTGTCCTCGCATCTCTGTCTTTGTTAGCACTTCCTAATATAGGGATCATCTCTGAATCTTTGGGTGGTGTAGGCATTATGGCAGTAGCGATTGCAATTGCCTTGTCTTTGGATCTGTCCATTAATGTTAGCTTTAACCCAACTCGCTCAATCATCGCCGATGTAACACCAGAAGGCGAAGCTCGAACTAAGGGTTACACCTGGATGCAAACTGTATCGGGTACCTTTGGTGTACTTGCGTATGTTATCGGTGGTTACTGGAATAACTTTGTTCTTATCTACTTTGGTGCGGCGCTCGTTTTGGTGTTTTCTATTCTGCCAACGTTGTTTGTCATAGAGCCTAAGACTCTGCCGAGCGAACAACAAGAATCTGCAGATACATCGACCAGCGGTAATTCTAACTCGTTTAATTTTGTCGAGATGTTAGTGGATATTAAGCCCTTGTGGGGTTTTTTGATCTATTCTATTTACGCAAGTGTTTTGCACTTAGCGGATATCAAAGTGGATCATTACTACGGTGAAATAGCGGCTTTACTCGTCACCTTATATTTTATTTTAGAGACACTACTCAAGCGCGAGTCGACGTTGTCAAATTCGGAAGCTAAACATTTAGGCTTCAAAAAGGTCCTTGCGGCGCATTCTTTTAGTTGGATTGGTATCCAAACAATGTTCGTTTTTACCTACGCCTTTTTGCAAGACAAAATGGGGTATCTAAGCAATGAGCAACTCGGCCAGACGATTTCTTACAGCTTTGCCATTTTAAACGGCGTCGCAGCGCTACTTCCGGCATTCGTGTTGGGCCCACTAGCTAATAAGTTTGGTCGAATCAAAGTCCATGCCGGCGCGTTGCTGTTTACTGCAACGTCGTATGCATTCATCGCTATGTTGGCGGACAGTCCAACTCATATGTATGTCTTTATGGCGACTGCAGGTATCGGCTGGGCAGCCGTTGTTAGTCTACCTTTTGCAATCATGTCCGAACGAGTTGAAAAAACCAAAATGGGTTTGTATATGGGCTTGTTTAACTTATCTGTGGTACTACCGCAATTAGTTGTCAGTCTTGGTATTAGCCTGTTTTTAACCAAAGTAGAAGACAAGTCGATGACCTTTGTGGTTTGTGCGTTTGCGATGGCGATTTCTGCGGTGTGTTGGTTGATGGTCAAAGAGACAGGATCTGAAAAGTCGGCCACGGAATAAGTTTGTAAAACGAATCGCTTGTCACTTTAAACTATATTGGTTTAAACTGTTTTTATATACAGTGCCTATTAACCAATAAGAGAATGCAAAGCTTAAAACAGCGCTTTGTGTAATTGAGAGTGGCAAGCTAATGGCTAATCGAAAGATCATACATGTTGATATGGATGCGTTTTTTGTCTCAGTAGAGATAAGAGACAATCCAGCATTAGCCAATAAGCCTGTTGCTGTAGGGGGAC is a window from the Psychrosphaera ytuae genome containing:
- a CDS encoding NADH:ubiquinone reductase (Na(+)-transporting) subunit B codes for the protein MGLKSYLEKIEPNFEPGGKYEKWYALYEAAATIFYTPGLVNKGQTHVRDSVDLKRIMIMVWLALFPAMFFGMFNIGHQAAGALADGFALGDSWQVGLFQALGGTLTADSGWGMKMLYGACFFLPIYATVFAVGGFWEVLFASVRKHEVNEGFFVTSILFALILPSTIPLWQAALGITFGIVVAKEIFGGTGRNFLNPALSGRAFLFFAYPTEISGDTVWTAVDSYSGATMLSQAASGAIDYNNIALWTQAFYGFIQGSVGEVSTLAILIGGLFIIYLRIASWRIVAGVFAGTIFLASLLNFVGSESNPMFAMPWFWHVVLGGWAIGAFFMATDPVSASFTNRAKFWYGVLIGVMVVLIRVVNPAFPEGMMLAILFANLFAPLFDYFVAQANVKRRLARNV
- a CDS encoding Na(+)-translocating NADH-quinone reductase subunit C; amino-acid sequence: MSNNKETFGKTVGFVFAVCLACAALVSVSAVQLKPLQTANKLLDQQTKILETAGLLDQAGKDIVGTYNKYIEPRMIDLDTGEYVEGDTAMFDERRNARDVEKSVKLENDVAGINRRSNTAVVYLVKNDEGQIQSVVFPIVGAGLWDLMYGFVGLESDLNTVSNLVYSDHKETPGLGGEIMNPKWQAQWSGKEVYNEQGEVALELVKGGAKPGNEHGVDGLSGATLTSNGVTNTIDFWFGEMGYGPYIKKNRGGLN
- a CDS encoding NADH:ubiquinone reductase (Na(+)-transporting) subunit D, with protein sequence MSADAKKVLTAPIVDNNPIALQVLGICSALAVTSSMANALVMTLAVIFVTAFSNLFISLIRNMIPSSVRIIVQMAIIASLVIVVDQVLKAFSYQLSKELSVFVGLIITNCIVMGRAEAFAMKEKPGVSFLDGIGNGLGYGFILMLVAFFRELLGFGTFFGIEILPLIQNGGWYQANGLLVLPFSSFFIIGLIIWAIRQWKPEQVEKD
- the nqrE gene encoding NADH:ubiquinone reductase (Na(+)-transporting) subunit E, producing MEHYLSLFIKTIFIENIALTFFLGMCTFLAVSKKVSTAIGLGVAVVVVLGISVPVNQLIYTNILAPGALDGVLGITDPAESVDLSFLSFITFIGVIAALVQILEMTLDKYFPPLYNALGIFLPLITVNCAIFGSVSFMVSKNLTFSESIVYGIGSGVGWALAIVLLAGIREKMKYSDVPDGLKGLGITFITTGLMAFGFLSFGGIAL
- the nqrF gene encoding NADH:ubiquinone reductase (Na(+)-transporting) subunit F, whose product is MEIILGVSMFTAIVLVLVMVILFAKSKLVSTGDVRILINEDEEKSVTASAGGKLLNVLADKGIFIPSACGGGGTCGQCRVHVHSGGGDILPTEEGHITKREAKEGCRLSCQVAVKQDMEIELEPEIFGVKQWECEVISNDNKATFIKELALKIPDGESVPFRAGGYIQIVAPPHHVKYSDFDVPDEYRPDWERFNFFSIESKVDEETIRAYSMANYPEEEGVIMLNVRIASPPPNNLSLPAGKMSSYIWSLKAGDKVTISGPFGEFFAKDTDAEMVFIGGGAGMAPMRSHIFDQLRRLKSDRKISFWYGARSKREMFYVEDFDELQAENENFEWHVALSDPQPEDNWEGYTGFIHNVLYENYLRDHEAPEDCEFYMCGPPVMNAAVINMLKDLGVEDENILLDDFGG
- a CDS encoding FAD:protein FMN transferase — protein: MTRNKVLLAWLALIGLAILLFLPRENSNEVQPVLLQGKTMGTTFNVKLYPKPEQLQNNNLFELVNDELIRINSLMSTYIEDSELSRLNQAKAGEPMLLSADNMIVLNESQRLFEASGGAFDVTVGPLVNLWGFGPDGRVTTQPSEQALMAIRDRVGMDLLTIEGNSVTKQHDNLYVDFSSIAKGYGVDQVANLLEGLGITDYLVEIGGEIRVSGQKPDGSAWRIAIERPIAEAREVQMVIEPKNLALATSGDYRNYFEVDGVRYSHTIDPTTGKPITHNLVSVSVLHPSSMTADALATMLTVLGPVAAIEYAEQENLPVYLIVKTEKGFKGIMSSRFEALFPENKG
- the nqrM gene encoding (Na+)-NQR maturation NqrM; its protein translation is MQIFFLTLGLLLIVFVAMSVGYVFQKKSLAGSCGGLGTLGIDKACDCDNPCEKRQERMAKEEAEKQAQSQRAAKEENWKKNQIL
- a CDS encoding MFS transporter; this translates as MLKIQQTLSKPFYMLLSLPSTAMGFALSVQISALSWLLSTQYGLDIHEIGIVWAAGPIAGILGQVIVGFISDKVWFWNGRRRPFILIGGVLASLSLLALPNIGIISESLGGVGIMAVAIAIALSLDLSINVSFNPTRSIIADVTPEGEARTKGYTWMQTVSGTFGVLAYVIGGYWNNFVLIYFGAALVLVFSILPTLFVIEPKTLPSEQQESADTSTSGNSNSFNFVEMLVDIKPLWGFLIYSIYASVLHLADIKVDHYYGEIAALLVTLYFILETLLKRESTLSNSEAKHLGFKKVLAAHSFSWIGIQTMFVFTYAFLQDKMGYLSNEQLGQTISYSFAILNGVAALLPAFVLGPLANKFGRIKVHAGALLFTATSYAFIAMLADSPTHMYVFMATAGIGWAAVVSLPFAIMSERVEKTKMGLYMGLFNLSVVLPQLVVSLGISLFLTKVEDKSMTFVVCAFAMAISAVCWLMVKETGSEKSATE